In Stutzerimonas stutzeri, a genomic segment contains:
- a CDS encoding SDR family NAD(P)-dependent oxidoreductase: MNRMKDKVVIITGAAQGIGATYARALAAEGASIVVADVLDGSGLVAELEGMGGKAIALKTDVSDEASAATMAAAAMERFGQIDVLVNNAAIYASLKMKGFEDIDLGEWDKVMAVNVRGPFVCARAVVPHMKSRGYGRIINISSGTPFKGTPGLLHYVTSKGAVLALTRALARELGEHGISVNTLAPGLVLSEGVVANAEMRERLTAPVIASRAIKRDQMPGDLIGPLLFLACDDSAFMTGETVVVDGGSVMH; the protein is encoded by the coding sequence ATGAACCGCATGAAAGACAAGGTCGTAATCATCACCGGCGCCGCCCAGGGGATCGGGGCGACCTACGCCCGCGCGCTGGCCGCCGAGGGTGCCAGCATCGTCGTCGCCGACGTGCTAGACGGCTCGGGCCTGGTGGCCGAACTGGAGGGCATGGGTGGCAAGGCCATCGCGCTGAAGACAGACGTGTCCGACGAGGCGTCGGCAGCGACCATGGCCGCCGCGGCGATGGAGCGCTTCGGGCAGATCGACGTCCTGGTGAACAACGCGGCGATCTACGCCTCGCTGAAAATGAAGGGCTTCGAGGACATCGACCTCGGCGAGTGGGACAAGGTGATGGCGGTCAACGTACGCGGCCCCTTCGTCTGTGCCCGCGCCGTGGTGCCGCACATGAAGTCGCGCGGTTACGGGCGAATCATCAACATCTCGTCCGGCACGCCGTTCAAGGGCACCCCAGGGCTGCTGCACTACGTGACCTCCAAGGGCGCCGTGCTCGCGCTGACCCGGGCGCTGGCGCGCGAGCTCGGCGAGCACGGCATTTCGGTCAATACGCTCGCACCGGGCCTGGTGCTAAGCGAGGGCGTGGTGGCCAACGCCGAGATGCGCGAGCGGCTAACTGCGCCGGTGATCGCCAGCCGGGCGATCAAGCGCGACCAGATGCCGGGCGACCTGATCGGCCCACTACTGTTCCTCGCCTGCGACGACAGCGCCTTCATGACCGGAGAAACGGTGGTGGTCGACGGCGGCTCGGTGATGCACTGA
- a CDS encoding TRAP transporter large permease, with amino-acid sequence MIIGLFAVLLFIGVPIALVLAVSAMVYIQSSGNGVLFLSYPQQFFGGLDNYGLLAIPLFMLVGELMNEGGITRRLVAFASVFLGSVKGGLAYINILANMMLASIVGSANAQVAVMAQVMVPEMHQKGYDRNFATATTAAGALLAPVIPPSMLFVIFGVLAQISIGDLFIAGIVPGLLMAAGFILVIALLGFFYQYPPSERLSRAQKLRNVVRSLPSLSVPVVMIGSIIGGIATPTEAAAVGAAMAVLVGRFAHGEMKFERMGDMLLRVGINSGVVLALVAAAAVFGWVIVYEQIPQQLGAIMQGMTADPFVYMLLLIALLLVVGMVLDGIAALILLVPIVLPVAESVYGINAYHLGVVMCINLTLGLLTPPVGAALYVASRVTGCRPGEIMRPLLPFLLVTLLVMVLISWQPGLVTAFIS; translated from the coding sequence ATGATCATCGGACTCTTCGCGGTGCTGCTGTTCATCGGCGTGCCGATCGCGCTGGTGCTGGCGGTCAGCGCCATGGTGTACATCCAGTCCAGCGGCAACGGCGTGCTGTTCCTGTCCTATCCGCAGCAGTTTTTCGGCGGGCTGGACAACTACGGGCTGCTGGCCATCCCGCTGTTCATGCTGGTCGGTGAGCTGATGAACGAGGGCGGCATCACCCGCCGCCTGGTCGCCTTCGCCTCGGTGTTCCTCGGTTCGGTGAAGGGCGGGCTGGCCTATATCAACATCCTCGCCAACATGATGCTGGCCTCGATCGTCGGCTCGGCCAATGCGCAGGTCGCGGTGATGGCGCAGGTGATGGTGCCGGAGATGCATCAGAAGGGTTACGACCGCAATTTCGCCACCGCCACCACCGCGGCCGGCGCGTTGCTGGCGCCGGTGATTCCACCATCGATGCTGTTCGTGATCTTCGGCGTGCTGGCGCAGATCTCCATCGGCGACCTGTTCATCGCCGGCATCGTCCCCGGCCTGCTGATGGCCGCCGGCTTCATCCTGGTCATCGCGCTGCTCGGCTTCTTCTACCAATACCCGCCGAGCGAGCGCCTGAGCCGCGCGCAGAAGCTGCGCAATGTGGTGCGCAGCCTGCCGTCGCTGAGCGTGCCGGTGGTGATGATCGGCTCGATCATCGGCGGCATCGCCACGCCGACCGAGGCCGCCGCCGTGGGCGCGGCGATGGCGGTCCTGGTCGGCCGCTTCGCGCATGGCGAGATGAAATTCGAGCGCATGGGCGACATGCTGCTGCGCGTCGGTATCAACAGCGGAGTGGTGCTGGCGCTGGTGGCCGCGGCGGCGGTGTTCGGCTGGGTGATCGTTTACGAACAGATCCCGCAGCAGCTCGGCGCCATCATGCAGGGCATGACCGCCGACCCGTTCGTCTACATGCTGTTGCTCATCGCGCTGCTGCTAGTGGTCGGCATGGTGCTCGACGGCATCGCCGCGCTGATCCTGCTGGTGCCGATCGTGCTGCCGGTGGCCGAGTCGGTCTACGGCATCAACGCCTATCACCTGGGCGTGGTGATGTGCATCAACCTCACCCTCGGCCTGCTGACCCCGCCGGTCGGCGCGGCCCTCTACGTCGCCTCGCGTGTCACCGGCTGCCGGCCGGGCGAAATCATGCGACCGCTGCTGCCGTTCCTGCTGGTCACCCTGCTGGTCATGGTGCTGATCTCCTGGCAGCCGGGCCTGGTCACCGCCTTCATTTCCTGA